A part of Paenibacillus sp. IHBB 10380 genomic DNA contains:
- a CDS encoding glutamate-5-semialdehyde dehydrogenase — MWEVISMNGSEVRSKAALAKSASAVLNRLTTEQKNKALGAMANALRQEQQSIITANAVDLERGRQQGTPSSLLDRLALNPERIEAMAEGLEQIISLPDPVGDVLETTERPNGLLIDKIRVPLGVIGIIYEARPNVTVDAAGLCLKTGNAVVLRGGSSALSSNRQIIEVLHHALASTDIPVDALQIIEDPNRSSVDEMLKLNGLLDVVIPRGGRSLIQNVVTNATVPVIETGAGVCHTYIDESAELTMATEISMNAKVQRPSVCNSMETLLIHQAFAALHLPHIAEQFRNADVELRGCEHTLSLVPWAKLATSEDYDTEYNDYILNVKIVNNIQEALDHITQYGTQHSECIVTENKTQADYFIQEVDAAAVYHNASTRFTDGFEFGYGAEIGISTQKLHARGPMGLPALTSTKYRIYGNGQIRR; from the coding sequence TTGTGGGAGGTAATATCAATGAATGGAAGTGAAGTGAGATCCAAAGCAGCGCTGGCTAAATCAGCAAGTGCGGTGCTGAATCGACTAACGACGGAGCAGAAGAATAAAGCTTTAGGAGCTATGGCCAATGCCCTTAGACAGGAACAGCAGAGCATTATCACTGCAAATGCTGTAGATCTAGAACGTGGGCGCCAGCAAGGAACCCCTTCTTCTTTACTTGACCGTCTCGCTTTAAACCCAGAGCGTATTGAGGCAATGGCTGAAGGGCTAGAACAAATTATTAGTTTACCTGATCCAGTCGGTGATGTGCTAGAAACTACTGAACGACCAAATGGTTTGCTGATTGATAAAATTCGTGTACCCCTAGGAGTCATTGGTATTATCTACGAAGCAAGACCCAATGTAACCGTTGATGCTGCTGGATTATGTCTTAAGACCGGAAACGCTGTAGTCTTGCGTGGTGGCTCTTCTGCCCTCTCGTCTAACCGCCAAATTATCGAAGTCCTGCATCATGCACTCGCTTCGACTGATATTCCTGTAGATGCCTTGCAGATCATTGAAGATCCAAACCGATCCTCTGTGGATGAAATGTTGAAGTTAAACGGCCTACTAGATGTCGTAATCCCACGAGGTGGCCGCTCACTCATCCAGAATGTAGTCACCAATGCTACCGTCCCTGTCATTGAGACGGGCGCAGGTGTATGCCATACGTATATCGATGAATCTGCCGAACTCACCATGGCTACAGAGATAAGTATGAATGCCAAGGTTCAGCGTCCTTCAGTCTGCAATTCCATGGAAACCTTGTTAATTCATCAAGCATTCGCTGCATTGCATTTGCCTCATATTGCTGAACAATTCCGTAATGCTGATGTCGAGCTACGCGGTTGCGAGCATACGCTTTCTCTTGTCCCTTGGGCAAAGTTAGCCACTTCCGAAGACTACGACACGGAATACAATGATTACATTCTAAATGTTAAGATAGTAAACAATATACAGGAAGCCTTAGATCATATCACACAATATGGCACGCAACATTCCGAATGTATCGTGACAGAGAATAAGACTCAGGCAGATTACTTTATACAAGAAGTCGATGCTGCGGCAGTTTATCACAATGCCTCTACTCGCTTTACCGATGGTTTCGAATTCGGTTATGGAGCAGAGATTGGGATTAGCACGCAAAAACTACATGCAAGAGGCCCTATGGGACTTCCTGCACTAACCTCAACGAAATATCGCATCTATGGAAATGGACAAATACGCCGCTAA
- the proB gene encoding glutamate 5-kinase, whose amino-acid sequence MPSRIIIKIGSSSLASTEGELNREAIHFFAGEIASLKAVGYEVLLVTSGAVAAGFREIGYVSRPHLLHEKQAAAAVGQALLMQAYQAAFAAHDIINAQILLTRTDFCSRKRMNNAGLTIEELLKQGVVPIFNENDTVSVDELKFGDNDTLSALVANLVKAKHLLILTDMDGLYTGDPRIHPDAVRFDHVQEITEEIYATAGGAGSSLGTGGMRSKIDAAKIATRGGVPVFVGKVNSPGDLKNAVDGHGQGTYFDTELSSLSMKKQWLGFMSSPLGSITVDAGAEQALIHGGHSLLPVGVQQVIGHFHAGDVVEVLNSESVVLGRGIINYDDEQLRLIRGMSSSKVVQALDHIHRLEVIHRDEWITLK is encoded by the coding sequence ATGCCATCTCGTATTATTATAAAAATTGGAAGCAGCTCCCTTGCCTCTACTGAAGGTGAGTTAAATCGAGAAGCCATTCATTTTTTTGCTGGGGAGATAGCATCCTTAAAAGCTGTTGGATATGAGGTGCTCCTTGTTACATCTGGAGCCGTTGCCGCAGGGTTCCGTGAGATCGGATATGTGTCTAGACCCCATCTACTACACGAGAAACAAGCTGCTGCTGCCGTTGGGCAGGCCTTGTTAATGCAAGCATACCAAGCAGCCTTTGCAGCTCATGATATTATTAATGCTCAAATTCTCCTTACCCGTACCGATTTTTGCAGTCGTAAACGAATGAATAACGCTGGTCTTACGATTGAAGAACTATTGAAGCAAGGTGTTGTGCCTATCTTCAATGAAAATGATACCGTATCTGTGGATGAGCTCAAATTCGGGGATAATGACACCCTATCTGCTCTAGTAGCTAATCTAGTCAAGGCTAAGCATCTATTAATACTAACGGATATGGATGGGCTATACACAGGTGATCCACGCATACATCCGGATGCTGTCCGTTTCGATCATGTACAGGAGATTACTGAAGAAATATATGCCACTGCCGGTGGCGCTGGTTCATCCCTTGGCACGGGAGGTATGCGTTCCAAAATTGATGCCGCCAAAATTGCCACCCGTGGCGGAGTTCCTGTCTTTGTGGGTAAAGTCAATTCACCAGGTGATCTGAAAAACGCTGTTGATGGTCATGGACAAGGGACATACTTCGATACCGAACTCTCTTCTCTTTCAATGAAGAAGCAATGGTTAGGCTTCATGTCTTCACCCCTTGGCTCGATCACCGTAGATGCGGGCGCAGAGCAAGCTTTAATTCATGGCGGTCATAGTCTGCTTCCCGTAGGCGTTCAACAAGTGATAGGCCATTTCCATGCTGGAGATGTCGTTGAAGTACTAAATTCCGAAAGTGTAGTTCTAGGACGTGGTATCATTAATTATGATGATGAACAACTACGACTCATTCGTGGGATGTCTAGCTCAAAAGTTGTTCAAGCGCTAGATCATATCCATCGGTTAGAGGTCATCCATAGAGATGAATGGATCACATTGAAATAG
- a CDS encoding pyridoxal phosphate-dependent aminotransferase produces MNTTNNMTPNSAFQIEPAEIFKGLPTQFFATLVQKVNHEIAAGHDVINLGQGNPDTPTPEHIVKELQNAATNPLYHKYSPFTGYSFLKEAIAKRYLDDYGVVLDPETEVAILFGGKTGLVELPQILLNPGDLCLVPDPGYPDYWSGVALARAEMSFMPLLQDHGYLPDYSSISEQDKARAKLMFLNYPNNPTSATAPLSFYEDTVEFAAKHGIVVASDFAYGALGFDGHRPVSFLQAPGAKEVGIELYTLSKTYNMAGWRVGFALGNAKVISLINTLQDHMYVSLFGGIQSAAAVALTSSQACVEQLVGRYESRRNALYDALDHIGWQATKPSGSFFSWLPVPKGHTSVSLSDLLLKEAKVAVAPGVGFGKYGEGYVRLGLLSPEDRLQEAAERIGKLGLFA; encoded by the coding sequence ATGAATACGACGAACAACATGACCCCGAACTCAGCTTTTCAAATCGAACCCGCTGAAATCTTCAAAGGGCTACCCACTCAATTTTTTGCTACATTAGTTCAAAAGGTCAACCATGAAATTGCTGCAGGCCATGATGTCATCAATTTGGGACAAGGTAATCCAGATACACCAACACCAGAACATATCGTTAAAGAACTTCAGAACGCGGCTACCAACCCGCTATATCATAAATATTCTCCTTTTACTGGATATTCTTTTTTAAAAGAAGCGATCGCTAAGCGTTATTTAGATGATTATGGTGTTGTATTAGATCCCGAGACCGAAGTTGCTATTCTGTTCGGCGGCAAAACCGGACTTGTGGAGTTGCCACAAATTTTGCTGAATCCCGGCGATCTTTGCCTAGTTCCAGATCCGGGTTATCCTGATTATTGGTCAGGAGTAGCTCTCGCACGCGCGGAGATGTCTTTCATGCCTCTGCTTCAAGATCATGGATATCTTCCTGATTATAGTAGTATAAGTGAACAGGACAAGGCACGAGCGAAACTTATGTTCTTAAACTATCCTAATAATCCAACCTCTGCGACCGCTCCCCTCTCTTTCTATGAAGACACGGTGGAGTTCGCAGCGAAACATGGAATCGTCGTTGCGAGTGATTTCGCATACGGCGCTCTTGGATTCGATGGACATCGCCCTGTCAGCTTTCTTCAAGCTCCTGGCGCAAAGGAAGTAGGCATTGAGTTATATACCCTGTCCAAAACCTATAATATGGCTGGCTGGCGTGTTGGCTTCGCTCTTGGTAACGCCAAAGTGATATCGCTCATCAATACGCTACAGGATCATATGTATGTTAGCTTGTTTGGAGGTATCCAATCTGCGGCTGCCGTTGCCCTAACCTCTTCACAGGCATGTGTAGAGCAATTAGTGGGTCGCTATGAATCGCGTCGGAATGCACTATACGATGCTTTGGACCATATAGGCTGGCAAGCTACCAAGCCTAGCGGTTCCTTCTTTAGCTGGTTACCTGTGCCTAAAGGTCACACTTCCGTTTCATTATCGGACCTTCTGCTTAAAGAAGCGAAAGTCGCTGTAGCACCTGGCGTTGGATTCGGTAAATATGGTGAAGGATATGTACGGCTTGGACTGTTAAGTCCAGAAGATCGTTTACAAGAAGCCGCAGAACGTATAGGGAAGCTTGGTCTCTTTGCATAA
- a CDS encoding DUF6199 family natural product biosynthesis protein codes for MCPSPSCSYMFKNCSNIELFPMFCVFIYKGDALMQFLRFFMGLIILATGLTNIFYPSIAWYLREGWQSGGYSEPDDTFISITKLTGIVCSILGLGIFITGFLD; via the coding sequence ATGTGTCCCTCCCCCTCCTGTTCTTATATGTTCAAAAATTGTAGCAATATAGAACTATTCCCCATGTTTTGCGTATTTATCTACAAAGGAGATGCTCTAATGCAATTTTTGCGATTTTTTATGGGCCTTATAATACTCGCAACGGGTTTAACCAATATCTTTTATCCTTCAATCGCATGGTATTTAAGAGAAGGATGGCAAAGTGGAGGGTACTCTGAGCCAGACGATACCTTCATATCCATCACAAAACTTACTGGAATAGTCTGTTCGATTCTGGGCTTGGGTATCTTTATCACTGGCTTTCTTGACTAA
- a CDS encoding carbon-nitrogen family hydrolase has protein sequence MSSNNLRVALIQTPIQLGQPEVNREHILMLMEQAANMSPKPDLIVLPEMWNTGYALEEIHEIADVAGQRSKEWLSSFAKRHEIIVVGGSIAEKNGENITNSMYVFDRQGEQIAKYSKIHLFCLMNEEKYLKSGDHKVTFEIDHHFTAGASICYDIRFPELARSLALDGAKVLFVSAEWPHPRLHHWRTLLMARAIENQMYVVACNTVGVSGDTSFFGHSMIIDPWGEIIAEGGEGEEIVIGEISPALVDDVRGRIPVFSDRRPDLYSIN, from the coding sequence ATGAGCAGTAATAATTTACGTGTAGCTTTGATCCAGACACCTATTCAACTAGGTCAACCAGAGGTTAATAGGGAACATATTCTAATGTTAATGGAGCAAGCGGCAAATATGTCACCTAAGCCTGATCTGATTGTATTGCCTGAAATGTGGAATACAGGTTATGCCCTAGAGGAAATTCACGAAATCGCAGATGTTGCGGGTCAACGTAGTAAAGAGTGGCTTAGTTCATTTGCTAAACGTCATGAGATTATCGTTGTAGGTGGGTCCATTGCTGAGAAAAATGGAGAGAATATTACTAATTCTATGTATGTATTTGATCGTCAAGGCGAACAAATAGCCAAGTATTCTAAGATCCACTTATTTTGTTTGATGAACGAAGAAAAATATCTGAAGTCAGGTGATCATAAGGTTACATTTGAGATTGATCACCATTTCACCGCAGGAGCATCGATCTGTTATGATATTCGGTTTCCAGAATTAGCACGAAGTCTAGCTCTAGATGGAGCCAAGGTACTGTTTGTTTCAGCGGAATGGCCGCATCCTCGTCTGCATCATTGGCGCACATTGCTCATGGCTCGGGCTATTGAGAATCAAATGTACGTAGTTGCTTGTAATACGGTGGGTGTAAGTGGAGACACATCATTCTTCGGGCATTCTATGATCATTGACCCATGGGGGGAGATTATTGCTGAGGGTGGAGAAGGAGAAGAGATCGTCATAGGTGAGATCTCTCCAGCATTAGTAGATGACGTACGGGGACGAATTCCAGTATTTAGTGATCGTCGCCCTGACCTTTACTCAATCAATTAA
- a CDS encoding LysR family transcriptional regulator — protein sequence MELRQLQYALQIAAERNFSRAADKLHIAQPSLSQQLSKLEKEIGVLLFQRNTSSVELTHAGAAFMEQAQKIVDAVELLHQEMTDISQLRGGKVVIGSMPITGSHLLPYVLPVFRQTYPDIEITLLEDSSMNLEKLTANGKTDLSLLSLPLLEPSLAYEVIGEEKIDLAVPPEHPLAVKHANQTLETIQIEELKNESFIVLKKGQGFRKMTFDLCQQAGFEPKVVFESSNMETIQSLVAAGMGITLVPRFIARAPRTDFVPIFLPLAEPVPSRTLVVAYRRGRYLSKAAEAFIDSFKKSIDELID from the coding sequence ATGGAACTACGACAGCTACAATATGCACTTCAAATAGCTGCAGAACGCAATTTCTCACGCGCCGCAGATAAGCTACACATTGCCCAGCCTTCACTAAGTCAACAACTTTCTAAGTTAGAGAAAGAAATCGGTGTACTACTCTTTCAGCGAAATACAAGCAGTGTTGAACTCACCCATGCGGGTGCAGCCTTTATGGAGCAAGCACAAAAAATTGTAGATGCTGTTGAACTTCTTCATCAAGAAATGACCGATATATCCCAGCTACGTGGAGGTAAGGTTGTCATCGGAAGTATGCCTATTACAGGTTCTCATTTACTTCCTTATGTATTACCCGTCTTTAGACAGACCTACCCTGACATTGAGATCACACTCCTAGAGGACTCCTCAATGAATCTAGAGAAGCTAACAGCCAATGGCAAAACAGATTTAAGCTTGCTCTCCCTCCCTCTCCTAGAACCTTCACTTGCTTACGAAGTTATAGGAGAAGAAAAAATTGATTTGGCTGTCCCTCCAGAGCATCCTTTGGCTGTGAAGCATGCTAACCAGACCCTTGAGACCATTCAAATAGAAGAACTCAAGAATGAATCCTTTATCGTACTCAAGAAAGGCCAAGGATTCCGTAAAATGACCTTTGACCTGTGCCAGCAGGCTGGATTCGAACCCAAGGTCGTATTTGAGAGCAGTAATATGGAAACCATTCAATCACTAGTTGCCGCAGGCATGGGTATAACGCTAGTTCCGCGTTTTATCGCCCGGGCACCTAGAACAGACTTCGTTCCCATCTTTTTGCCACTAGCTGAGCCCGTCCCAAGTCGAACGTTGGTCGTCGCCTATAGACGAGGACGTTATTTATCCAAAGCAGCTGAAGCTTTCATCGACTCATTCAAGAAATCAATAGACGAATTAATTGATTGA
- a CDS encoding methyl-accepting chemotaxis protein, translating to MKVKFRSLRTKLVVLCLFLLLVPTILIGITTYESSKSKLDEAGKKQLQHSVKAMIGMMNVMDGEVKAGRLTLEEAQEKVRQELLGQKDAKNVRPIKQAYTVGTTGYPWAVNKNSISVMNPNNEGEDLTNIKSQDGVMLGKAIVEMGIKGGGFLSYQYKIPGDSNKVETKISYVEMDPNWGWIVGSGAHVTEFNAGAQDVLKLVLWIGSIALVLGMFIVSFFSSRLAKPIQLIGRKLNEVATGNFTVEEVHNKSKDEVGELARDFNNMVKQMRHFIGEVNASTQQVASYSNDLMVGAEQTSKATEQITIAIQESADGVEEQRITLEQTTTSLVEMSIGIQRIAESSSTIADSSADTRNIAGLGGVAIQNTVKQMSSISESVNDSNEVIQLLEQRTAQIDQVLTIIRNISSQTNMLALNAGIEAARAGEHGKGFAVVAGEVRKLADQSNSSTNEISSLIEEMQNDMKRSVQTMNKVKEEVLSGTEVAKETELRFQDITTSTIRISEQIEELASITQQISASVQEISASGENVANIAKIASSHSQEIASSAEEQLASMEEVSGLASNLSHMSGDLQQLINRFKF from the coding sequence ATGAAAGTGAAGTTTAGGTCATTAAGAACCAAGTTAGTCGTATTATGTTTATTTCTCTTGTTAGTCCCTACGATTCTAATAGGAATAACGACATATGAATCATCCAAGAGCAAATTGGATGAGGCGGGAAAAAAGCAACTTCAACATAGCGTGAAGGCCATGATTGGCATGATGAATGTGATGGATGGAGAAGTCAAAGCCGGGAGACTGACTTTGGAGGAAGCGCAAGAAAAAGTTAGACAGGAGCTGTTAGGACAAAAAGATGCCAAAAATGTCCGTCCGATAAAACAGGCTTACACAGTGGGTACGACGGGCTATCCGTGGGCTGTAAATAAAAATTCAATATCAGTGATGAATCCGAACAACGAAGGGGAAGACCTGACAAATATTAAGTCACAAGATGGTGTGATGCTGGGTAAAGCGATCGTGGAAATGGGAATCAAAGGGGGAGGTTTTCTATCTTACCAATATAAGATCCCAGGGGACAGTAATAAAGTAGAAACAAAAATATCTTATGTAGAAATGGACCCCAACTGGGGATGGATCGTCGGTTCCGGCGCTCACGTCACAGAATTTAATGCTGGCGCCCAAGATGTTCTAAAACTTGTTTTATGGATCGGCTCTATTGCCTTGGTATTGGGCATGTTTATTGTGAGTTTCTTCTCTTCTCGTCTCGCCAAGCCGATCCAGTTAATTGGAAGAAAATTAAATGAAGTGGCTACAGGTAATTTTACGGTGGAAGAGGTTCACAACAAATCAAAAGATGAAGTTGGCGAATTAGCTAGGGACTTTAATAACATGGTTAAGCAGATGAGGCACTTTATTGGAGAAGTGAATGCATCCACGCAGCAGGTCGCCTCTTACTCCAATGATTTAATGGTCGGTGCGGAACAAACGAGCAAGGCCACCGAACAAATCACCATAGCCATTCAGGAGTCTGCCGACGGAGTCGAAGAACAACGGATCACCTTGGAGCAAACGACGACGTCCCTTGTAGAGATGTCCATTGGCATCCAGCGTATTGCCGAGAGTTCCTCGACGATTGCGGATTCTTCTGCAGATACGAGGAACATCGCGGGACTAGGAGGAGTTGCTATACAGAATACCGTCAAGCAAATGAGCTCCATCAGCGAATCCGTCAATGATTCTAATGAGGTCATCCAACTCTTGGAGCAACGGACCGCACAAATTGATCAGGTGCTCACGATTATTCGGAACATTTCTAGTCAAACCAACATGTTGGCATTGAATGCCGGAATCGAAGCGGCACGCGCCGGGGAGCACGGCAAGGGATTTGCTGTCGTAGCCGGTGAGGTCCGTAAGCTGGCTGATCAATCGAACAGCTCCACCAATGAGATTTCCAGCTTGATTGAAGAAATGCAGAATGACATGAAACGATCCGTTCAAACGATGAACAAAGTCAAGGAAGAAGTGCTTTCCGGAACTGAAGTTGCTAAGGAAACTGAGCTTAGATTTCAAGATATAACCACGTCAACGATTCGTATTTCAGAGCAGATCGAAGAATTGGCGAGCATAACCCAACAAATTTCAGCGAGTGTACAGGAGATATCGGCCAGTGGCGAGAACGTTGCTAATATTGCCAAGATTGCGTCCAGTCATTCACAGGAAATTGCCTCCTCCGCAGAGGAACAGCTTGCTTCCATGGAAGAAGTGTCGGGACTGGCTTCTAATTTATCGCATATGTCAGGAGATTTGCAGCAGTTGATTAATAGGTTTAAGTTTTAG
- a CDS encoding sensor histidine kinase produces MRWLKQSLFSKLLIGMLLATVVPFSLSNIIAYQTTSSSMKEQVIELNYNAMEIISNNLKIYIHDLNLLLGSFYVDPQLMSYLRSEQTSPLQKLYIYNKVNAMYISRSEFNAVKYISNLKKQAFTSSDVGNSELENLLQDYDKIQGESMQYSVKHLGNKEVLLMQKNLIDYPRSTILGTLNMYVGLREIDKLIYSQLSTDDAYFLLIKDEQQLLYSSNEDTAGLSHIQGKLLGSRGFFEGELERREGVFIYVHNEYNDFPFTLVKFVPNAVIYSSAHKTINRSLLIQFIAIAFVVVLAMILSYFIILPVRRLIRNIARVEKGHFDIPKGKKRTDEMGLLEDRFYGMTRNLDDYMNREHRYRLELTTAQLKMLQAQINPHFLYNTMQSIGTIAMKHGAYEISDKISELGSILRYSMDFQTEIVMLEMELKHIEDYMSLQQGRFKSKLSYTMSIPPEARYLEVPKMLLQPLIENSIVHGIERGRGYGFIHLDVALEIKESEHLLCIQVIDDGKGITLETIEAIRQDYVEDKLHYGKNGIGLINVLQRLRLFYGPGFTWEVTSVPFEATIISLHIRMVMIPSD; encoded by the coding sequence ATGCGCTGGCTTAAACAGAGTTTGTTCAGTAAATTGCTAATCGGTATGCTGCTCGCAACCGTGGTTCCATTTTCATTATCCAATATAATTGCGTATCAGACGACATCTAGCTCCATGAAAGAACAAGTGATTGAACTGAATTATAATGCGATGGAGATTATATCGAATAATTTGAAGATCTATATTCATGATCTAAATCTGTTGTTAGGTTCTTTCTATGTCGATCCGCAGCTCATGAGTTATCTCAGATCAGAACAGACATCGCCACTTCAGAAGTTGTACATCTATAACAAAGTGAACGCCATGTATATCAGCCGGTCAGAGTTCAATGCGGTTAAGTATATTAGCAACTTAAAAAAGCAAGCGTTTACATCTTCGGATGTTGGCAATAGCGAGCTAGAGAACCTGTTGCAGGACTATGACAAGATACAGGGTGAATCCATGCAATATAGTGTGAAACATCTGGGGAATAAAGAGGTTCTGCTGATGCAGAAGAATTTGATTGACTATCCAAGATCGACGATACTCGGAACTTTAAATATGTATGTTGGACTCAGAGAGATTGATAAACTGATTTATTCCCAGCTCTCTACGGACGATGCGTATTTTTTGCTAATTAAAGACGAACAGCAGCTTCTCTACAGTTCTAATGAGGATACGGCAGGATTAAGTCATATCCAAGGCAAACTGCTCGGGAGCCGAGGATTCTTTGAAGGAGAATTGGAACGAAGAGAAGGGGTGTTTATCTATGTGCACAATGAATACAATGATTTTCCGTTCACATTAGTGAAATTTGTGCCCAATGCCGTTATATATTCCTCTGCGCACAAGACCATTAACCGATCCTTACTCATTCAATTCATCGCCATTGCCTTCGTCGTTGTACTAGCCATGATTCTGTCTTATTTCATAATTCTCCCTGTGAGAAGACTAATTCGCAATATTGCTCGCGTTGAAAAAGGCCACTTTGATATTCCGAAGGGGAAGAAGCGAACCGATGAGATGGGCCTTTTGGAAGATCGATTCTATGGGATGACTCGGAATTTGGATGACTACATGAATCGCGAGCACCGATATCGTTTAGAGCTAACTACAGCGCAACTCAAGATGTTGCAGGCGCAAATCAATCCACATTTTCTATACAATACGATGCAATCCATCGGTACGATTGCGATGAAACACGGCGCTTACGAAATCAGTGATAAAATATCGGAATTGGGATCGATTTTGCGGTATAGCATGGATTTTCAGACCGAGATCGTCATGTTGGAGATGGAGTTAAAGCATATTGAAGACTACATGTCTCTTCAACAGGGCCGATTTAAAAGTAAATTATCGTACACTATGTCCATTCCTCCAGAAGCGCGATATTTGGAAGTACCTAAGATGCTGCTTCAGCCGCTTATTGAGAATAGTATCGTACACGGAATTGAAAGAGGACGAGGCTATGGATTTATACACCTTGATGTTGCACTAGAGATCAAGGAGTCAGAGCACTTGCTGTGTATTCAGGTGATTGATGATGGAAAGGGAATCACGTTGGAGACGATCGAGGCCATTCGCCAGGATTACGTAGAGGACAAACTGCACTATGGTAAGAATGGCATTGGATTAATCAATGTGTTGCAACGGTTGCGATTGTTTTATGGTCCAGGATTTACTTGGGAAGTGACAAGCGTTCCTTTTGAAGCAACCATCATCTCATTACATATCCGAATGGTGATGATTCCAAGCGATTGA
- a CDS encoding response regulator transcription factor encodes MKVLIVDDEEHVREGIELAIDWDRFGVRERFHAENGLQALDMIRLHKPSVMFCDMSMPEMNGIQLLDMIREKYPNVQIIVVSGYNDYMYTRATIKANGIDYILKPFKKKDVEQALLQAVTLCELREDTMRVERDTEFLLKQADFLVIEQKMNQSLKEDTPNYTELNGYFHKSKMAVECLRATIILMRDSTLRIEQRYEGNAELFAFALRNIASESLEEYGAHLLFRCDDYRWLLLTAEEPESLTNKLQYFIKKMTAAWKKTIGLEVLTGTSKRATNLQQIQEQIDSARETLMDSPISAEYDSTYDGDDVKPSLSNQELLLNIALEDRNKTYVTEIIHGFAEELRTCRMLLFKDLQMMTKEANYMLERASRKLHKDVDDLSIPLWISYIAEWETKMIQQWWRLIEVSGMDGYESRGIQAIHEYIQQHFHENITMISLSEHFHFSPQYIAKKFKEMYNTTVVTYQTYLRMQKAKSLLMHTEMSVIKIAEIIGYADENYFSKVFRKQMGLSPLKYRKQVRGS; translated from the coding sequence GTGAAAGTATTAATTGTTGATGATGAAGAGCACGTAAGAGAGGGAATTGAACTGGCTATAGACTGGGATCGGTTTGGTGTGAGAGAACGATTTCATGCGGAGAATGGTCTTCAAGCACTGGATATGATTCGATTGCACAAACCTAGCGTGATGTTCTGTGACATGAGTATGCCCGAAATGAATGGGATTCAATTATTAGATATGATTCGCGAGAAATATCCCAATGTACAGATTATTGTTGTTAGCGGTTACAACGACTATATGTATACACGAGCCACGATTAAGGCGAATGGTATCGATTATATTTTGAAACCGTTTAAGAAGAAGGATGTGGAACAAGCCCTTTTGCAAGCGGTAACATTATGTGAATTAAGGGAGGACACCATGCGTGTGGAGAGAGATACAGAGTTTCTCCTAAAACAGGCTGACTTTTTAGTGATTGAGCAAAAAATGAATCAGTCCCTCAAGGAGGATACTCCGAATTATACCGAACTCAATGGGTATTTTCACAAGTCGAAAATGGCGGTAGAATGCCTTCGAGCGACCATCATTTTGATGCGTGACAGTACTCTACGTATTGAACAGAGGTATGAAGGGAATGCAGAGTTGTTTGCATTTGCTCTAAGAAATATTGCTTCTGAGTCTTTAGAAGAGTATGGTGCACATCTATTATTCCGGTGTGACGATTATCGTTGGTTATTGCTGACGGCCGAAGAGCCTGAGAGCTTAACGAATAAGCTGCAGTATTTCATCAAGAAGATGACAGCGGCTTGGAAGAAGACCATTGGCTTAGAGGTGTTGACGGGCACAAGCAAGAGGGCAACCAATCTACAACAAATTCAGGAACAGATCGATTCAGCTAGGGAAACGCTAATGGATTCCCCTATATCTGCTGAATATGACAGCACCTACGACGGTGACGATGTGAAACCGAGCCTATCCAACCAGGAATTACTGTTGAATATCGCTTTAGAAGACCGTAATAAGACTTATGTCACTGAGATTATACATGGCTTTGCCGAAGAGCTTCGTACATGCCGTATGTTGCTTTTTAAAGATTTGCAGATGATGACCAAGGAAGCCAACTATATGTTGGAGCGAGCCAGTCGTAAGCTGCATAAGGATGTAGACGATTTATCTATTCCATTATGGATTAGCTATATTGCAGAGTGGGAGACGAAGATGATTCAACAATGGTGGCGGTTGATTGAAGTTAGTGGTATGGATGGGTATGAAAGCCGAGGGATACAGGCCATCCATGAGTATATCCAGCAGCATTTTCATGAGAATATTACCATGATTAGTTTATCGGAGCATTTCCATTTCAGTCCGCAATACATTGCGAAGAAATTCAAAGAGATGTACAACACCACGGTGGTCACTTATCAGACGTATTTACGAATGCAGAAGGCCAAGTCATTGCTGATGCATACCGAGATGTCCGTGATCAAAATCGCGGAGATCATTGGATATGCGGACGAGAACTATTTTAGCAAAGTATTTCGCAAGCAAATGGGCTTATCCCCGCTGAAATATCGCAAACAAGTGAGAGGTTCATAA